The Nitrospira tepida genome includes a window with the following:
- a CDS encoding class I SAM-dependent methyltransferase, protein MTSESPSQVRPFIDVPCLICGGEQLDIVASAADIEAQLRDLEIFHRRRRIGSRPADLADRADFTQGYPTHVVECRICGFIFRNPRPVMLAVTSAYIRDRYSESHLRSEFELQRKWAEKKSLLLTNWLPVDRTPVVIEVGSFVGGFLAAGQRRGWTMLGVDPGKQVTEFCRARRLPVYCGTLGDASIAGGSVDAVVIWNTFDQLPNPDTTLAAARRILRQAGLLVVRVPNGVLYRKGVEIITGQSVLHDMATMVLAWNNLLAFPYLHGYSISTLDQLVGRHGFRRRRVYPDTLLPLADQDTKTWARWEESFVKWVCRALAAQPLWDTRQLAPWLDLYYERSEEIPNTAITVSRRLRPSARSHWEQLETSPF, encoded by the coding sequence GTGACGTCCGAAAGCCCTTCCCAGGTGCGTCCTTTCATTGACGTTCCCTGTCTGATCTGTGGCGGTGAGCAACTAGACATTGTTGCATCGGCAGCCGACATCGAAGCCCAGCTCCGGGATCTTGAAATATTCCATCGGCGGAGGCGAATAGGCAGCCGACCTGCCGACCTCGCCGATCGGGCTGACTTTACACAAGGTTACCCCACCCATGTAGTGGAGTGCCGCATATGCGGATTTATCTTCAGGAATCCGCGCCCCGTCATGTTAGCTGTGACCTCCGCCTATATAAGAGATCGCTACAGCGAGTCTCATCTTCGATCCGAATTTGAGTTGCAACGGAAATGGGCAGAAAAGAAATCATTGCTCTTAACCAACTGGTTGCCGGTCGACCGAACGCCCGTGGTTATCGAAGTTGGCAGTTTTGTGGGAGGCTTTTTGGCTGCAGGCCAGCGCCGCGGCTGGACCATGCTGGGAGTGGACCCGGGCAAGCAGGTGACGGAATTCTGTCGCGCTCGAAGATTGCCTGTCTATTGTGGAACGCTAGGGGACGCATCGATCGCTGGCGGCTCGGTCGATGCTGTAGTGATTTGGAATACTTTCGATCAGCTTCCCAATCCCGATACAACGCTGGCAGCCGCGCGCCGGATCCTTCGACAGGCGGGGTTACTTGTCGTTCGAGTACCTAATGGTGTGCTGTATCGTAAAGGCGTGGAGATCATAACGGGCCAAAGTGTATTGCACGATATGGCAACGATGGTTCTCGCATGGAACAATCTCCTTGCATTTCCGTATCTCCATGGCTATTCCATTTCTACCCTGGATCAACTTGTGGGCCGGCATGGGTTCCGTCGGCGCAGGGTCTACCCTGACACACTGCTACCGCTGGCAGACCAGGATACGAAAACATGGGCACGCTGGGAAGAGAGTTTCGTGAAATGGGTATGCCGTGCGCTGGCGGCTCAGCCATTATGGGATACCCGCCAACTGGCTCCCTGGCTGGATCTGTATTATGAGCGGAGCGAGGAGATACCTAATACGGCTATTACTGTTTCGAGAAGGCTTCGCCCCTCAGCTAGAAGTCATTGGGAGCAATTAGAAACCTCGCCCTTTTGA
- a CDS encoding Gfo/Idh/MocA family protein, which yields MAAARKVRYAVVGLGHIAQAAVLPAFGHAKHNSELVALVSGDRKKLAALGRQYRVPHLYRYDQYDRCLRSGRVDAVYLALPNHLHESYAVRAARAGVHVLCEKPLALSERECRQMIDAAGRHDVKLMTAYRLHFDAANMTAVQEVGKGRIGQSRIFQSVFSLQVKPGNIRVKRRFGGGPLWDIGIYCVNAARYLFRDEPVEVFAFSANNGEARFREVEEMVSATLRFPGDRLAIFACSFGATDVSAYEVVGTKGVLRLDQAYEYALPIKQTITVNGKSMSRTYPKRDQFAPQLLHFSDCILNNRRPQPSGEEGLRDVRIIRALYRSAETGRPVALAAMPAIERPSRRRVRTKPSVKKPREFHATPPSQ from the coding sequence ATGGCGGCGGCCAGGAAGGTTCGCTATGCCGTGGTGGGCCTGGGCCATATCGCCCAGGCCGCCGTGTTGCCGGCATTCGGCCATGCCAAGCACAACTCCGAATTGGTCGCATTGGTATCAGGAGACCGGAAGAAACTGGCGGCGCTAGGGCGCCAATACCGAGTACCACACCTTTATCGCTATGACCAATATGACCGCTGCCTGCGCAGCGGCCGGGTGGATGCGGTGTATCTGGCCCTGCCGAATCACCTTCACGAATCCTATGCCGTCAGGGCTGCCCGTGCCGGAGTCCATGTGCTGTGTGAAAAACCGCTCGCCCTGTCCGAGCGGGAATGCCGACAGATGATCGACGCGGCCGGGCGCCACGACGTGAAGCTCATGACGGCCTACCGGCTCCACTTCGATGCGGCCAACATGACGGCCGTGCAAGAGGTCGGCAAGGGCCGGATCGGGCAGTCTCGAATATTTCAATCGGTCTTCTCCCTTCAGGTCAAGCCTGGCAATATCCGGGTCAAGCGGCGATTCGGCGGAGGTCCCCTCTGGGATATCGGGATCTATTGCGTGAACGCGGCGCGCTATTTATTCCGGGATGAGCCGGTCGAGGTCTTCGCGTTTTCCGCCAACAACGGGGAAGCGCGATTCCGCGAAGTGGAGGAAATGGTCTCGGCGACGCTCCGGTTTCCGGGCGACCGATTGGCCATTTTCGCATGCAGCTTCGGCGCGACGGACGTGTCCGCCTACGAAGTCGTGGGAACGAAAGGGGTCCTTCGTTTGGACCAGGCCTACGAATATGCCTTGCCGATCAAACAGACGATCACCGTCAACGGCAAGTCCATGAGCCGAACCTATCCCAAGCGGGACCAGTTCGCGCCGCAGCTCCTTCATTTTTCAGACTGCATCCTTAATAACCGCCGGCCTCAGCCTTCCGGCGAAGAGGGGCTGCGGGATGTCCGGATCATCCGGGCGCTCTATCGATCCGCGGAGACGGGCCGGCCGGTGGCGTTGGCCGCGATGCCCGCCATTGAAAGGCCCTCTCGCCGGCGCGTCCGCACCAAACCCTCCGTGAAAAAACCGCGCGAATTCCACGCCACTCCTCCGAGCCAATAA
- a CDS encoding AI-2E family transporter yields MALFKDFPAAGDQTPAASRALVRKWIFSITFIGLFLVLLYQLALIFRPFILPIGWAIIVARMTYPLYSRLRARLGHRETLTAAILTLGVITVIILPAVFLVVVLIDESLAAYEEISNWVKEGGLARFMRDIAHYSIGGVSFQEWLGRLIGSRERIEQAVLEGGKQASGFFVSQLAGMAADAMAFLMNFLVMLLTLFFLYRDGARVYRRFYRAIPMDEGHKTKLFGRLSGMVTAVVQGSLLTAAAQGSAAGLCYWLLGVPFPVVFGALTALFALVPFGGTSLIWVPLALYLMTTAPIWKGIVLIGIGVVLIGLMDNVLHPLLVGSETQLPMILLFFSTVGGLAYFGLIGLILGPILLAIALTAYEIYVEEFEEDRRLLAVPNDRSPAQIIPPT; encoded by the coding sequence ATGGCCCTTTTCAAAGATTTCCCTGCGGCGGGCGATCAGACGCCCGCCGCGTCGCGCGCCCTCGTTCGGAAATGGATCTTCTCGATCACCTTCATCGGCCTGTTCCTGGTCCTGCTCTACCAACTGGCGCTGATCTTTAGGCCCTTCATCCTTCCGATCGGCTGGGCCATCATCGTCGCACGCATGACCTATCCGCTGTACTCGCGGCTGCGCGCCAGACTCGGCCATCGCGAGACCCTGACGGCCGCGATCCTGACGCTTGGCGTCATCACGGTCATCATCCTGCCCGCGGTATTTCTCGTCGTGGTCCTGATCGATGAGAGCCTGGCGGCCTATGAGGAAATCTCCAATTGGGTCAAGGAAGGCGGCCTGGCGAGATTCATGCGCGACATCGCTCACTATTCCATCGGCGGCGTGAGTTTTCAGGAATGGCTGGGCCGGTTGATTGGCTCGCGCGAACGGATCGAACAGGCGGTCCTCGAAGGAGGCAAGCAGGCCAGCGGGTTCTTCGTCTCACAGCTCGCGGGCATGGCCGCCGATGCGATGGCATTTCTGATGAACTTCCTCGTCATGCTCCTGACGCTCTTCTTCCTGTACCGGGATGGCGCCCGCGTCTATCGGCGGTTCTATCGCGCCATTCCGATGGACGAAGGGCACAAGACCAAGCTGTTCGGACGGTTGAGCGGCATGGTCACGGCCGTCGTGCAAGGCTCGCTGCTGACCGCGGCGGCGCAGGGGTCGGCGGCCGGCCTCTGCTATTGGTTGTTGGGGGTGCCGTTTCCGGTCGTATTCGGCGCCTTGACCGCGCTGTTCGCCCTCGTCCCCTTCGGCGGAACGTCGTTGATCTGGGTCCCTTTGGCCCTCTATCTCATGACGACGGCGCCGATCTGGAAAGGGATCGTCTTGATCGGGATCGGAGTCGTCTTGATCGGGCTGATGGACAATGTTCTCCATCCGTTGCTGGTGGGATCGGAAACTCAATTGCCCATGATCCTGCTGTTCTTTTCCACCGTCGGCGGCCTGGCCTATTTCGGGCTCATCGGCTTGATTCTCGGACCGATTCTTCTCGCGATCGCCCTGACCGCTTATGAGATCTATGTGGAGGAGTTCGAAGAAGACCGCCGTTTGCTGGCGGTTCCGAATGACAGATCACCGGCGCAAATAATCCCTCCCACTTGA
- a CDS encoding DUF4177 domain-containing protein — protein sequence MHRRPRLSSEEHIVGGTMPMKRNYLLIWLGAVLLLSLAVVVVIVQYYQPRVFAEEPKRYQYKIVEVSKETDHMQAILNEYGHSGWELVAVGMGDLAAPKLIFKK from the coding sequence ATGCATCGAAGGCCTCGATTATCAAGTGAAGAGCACATCGTCGGCGGAACCATGCCGATGAAGCGGAACTATCTGTTGATCTGGCTGGGAGCGGTTCTCTTGCTGAGCTTGGCCGTCGTGGTCGTAATCGTCCAGTATTACCAACCACGCGTCTTCGCCGAGGAGCCCAAACGGTATCAATACAAGATCGTCGAAGTGTCCAAAGAGACGGACCACATGCAGGCGATTCTCAATGAATATGGACACAGCGGCTGGGAATTGGTTGCGGTCGGCATGGGCGATCTCGCCGCGCCGAAGCTGATCTTCAAGAAGTAA
- a CDS encoding BON domain-containing protein: MKAAMPSFYVLLVSAVLLVSAGCETTHGQSASSYLDDTSITTSVKARLASDQMATVTRIDVETTRGIVHLNGVVDNAEDKERVERIAGSVEGVQRIVNNLQVRK; encoded by the coding sequence ATGAAAGCTGCGATGCCGAGCTTCTACGTGCTTCTTGTGTCGGCCGTCCTGCTGGTTTCCGCCGGGTGCGAAACCACGCACGGCCAGTCGGCCTCCTCCTACCTGGACGACACCAGCATCACCACCTCGGTCAAGGCACGCCTGGCGTCGGATCAGATGGCAACGGTGACCCGGATCGACGTGGAGACGACGCGCGGCATCGTCCACTTGAATGGAGTGGTCGACAACGCCGAAGACAAGGAGCGTGTCGAACGGATAGCCGGAAGCGTCGAAGGGGTACAACGCATCGTCAATAATCTGCAAGTGCGGAAATAA
- a CDS encoding thiamine pyrophosphate-dependent enzyme, protein MSDNAADVLMDTLEAWSVRVVFGMPGDGINGIMEALRKRQDRIRFIQVRHEESAAFMACAYAKYTGRLGVCLATSGPGGLHLLNGLYDAKLDGAPVLAITGHHFHDLIDTHAQQDVSLDRVFADVSCYNTRIMGAAHVEAVANLACRTALACRGVAHINFPVDLQEQSCGARSKRNVPGYPSDVFATSARLPSDEDLGRAAALLNEGRRVAILAGQGALRAGDLLEQAAELLGGPIIKTILGKAVVDDDSPLTTGGIGLLGTKPSQEAMEACDTLLMVGTSFPYIEFLPQPGQARAVQADINPARIGLRYPVEVGLVGDARKTLAALLPLLERKADRSFLHQAQRAMEDWRNLMEHQGTQPDKPMKPQVVAWNLGRRLADDAIVSSDSGTIATWFARHIHAKRTQQFSLSGTLASMANGLPYAIAAQIAYPDRQCVAFVGDGGFSMLMGEFATAVKYRLPIKVIVVKNNTLGMIKWEQMVFLGHPEFGCDLSPIDFAAVARACGGRGFTIEDPADCDRILADALNCPEPAVVEVLVDPFVPPMPPAITFDQAAKFAQALAKGQPNADKIAWTLLHDRVRELI, encoded by the coding sequence ATGTCGGACAACGCGGCCGATGTGTTGATGGATACGTTGGAGGCCTGGAGCGTCCGGGTGGTATTCGGGATGCCCGGAGACGGCATCAACGGCATTATGGAGGCCCTGCGCAAGCGGCAAGACCGGATCCGTTTCATACAGGTGAGGCATGAAGAGTCGGCCGCGTTCATGGCCTGCGCCTACGCCAAGTACACCGGCCGGTTGGGCGTGTGCCTCGCCACATCCGGCCCGGGCGGGCTGCACCTGCTGAACGGGTTGTACGATGCCAAGCTGGACGGAGCCCCGGTGCTCGCGATCACCGGCCATCATTTTCACGACCTGATCGACACGCACGCCCAACAGGACGTCAGCTTGGATCGCGTGTTTGCGGACGTCAGTTGCTACAACACGCGGATCATGGGAGCGGCCCATGTCGAAGCGGTCGCGAACCTTGCCTGCCGGACGGCCTTGGCCTGCCGCGGGGTGGCCCATATCAATTTTCCGGTCGATCTTCAAGAGCAGAGCTGCGGTGCCCGCTCGAAGCGTAACGTGCCGGGCTACCCGTCCGATGTGTTTGCCACGAGCGCGCGGCTGCCCTCCGATGAGGATCTAGGCCGGGCCGCTGCCCTCCTCAACGAGGGGCGTCGTGTCGCGATTCTTGCCGGACAAGGAGCGTTGCGCGCAGGAGATCTGTTGGAACAGGCGGCCGAGCTACTGGGCGGACCGATCATCAAAACGATCCTGGGCAAGGCGGTGGTGGACGACGACAGTCCCTTGACGACCGGAGGAATCGGATTGCTCGGCACCAAACCTTCGCAGGAAGCCATGGAGGCCTGCGACACCCTCCTGATGGTCGGCACATCCTTTCCCTACATTGAATTTTTGCCCCAGCCTGGACAGGCCAGAGCTGTGCAGGCCGACATCAATCCAGCCCGGATCGGGCTCCGCTACCCGGTGGAGGTGGGATTGGTCGGGGATGCGCGCAAGACGCTCGCGGCGCTGCTGCCGCTGCTGGAGCGAAAGGCGGACCGCTCATTTCTGCATCAGGCTCAACGGGCCATGGAAGACTGGCGGAACCTGATGGAGCATCAGGGCACGCAGCCCGACAAGCCGATGAAGCCGCAGGTCGTCGCCTGGAACCTAGGCCGGCGCCTTGCGGACGATGCGATCGTCTCGTCGGATTCCGGCACGATCGCCACCTGGTTTGCGCGGCATATCCACGCCAAGCGCACGCAGCAATTTTCCCTCTCCGGAACCCTGGCGTCGATGGCCAACGGGTTGCCCTACGCGATTGCGGCGCAGATCGCCTATCCCGATCGCCAGTGCGTGGCCTTCGTGGGCGACGGGGGCTTTTCCATGTTGATGGGAGAATTCGCCACGGCCGTCAAGTACCGATTGCCGATCAAAGTGATCGTCGTGAAGAACAATACGCTCGGCATGATCAAATGGGAGCAGATGGTGTTTCTCGGCCATCCGGAGTTCGGCTGCGACTTGAGTCCCATTGACTTTGCCGCCGTCGCGCGGGCCTGCGGAGGGCGGGGCTTCACGATCGAGGATCCGGCGGATTGCGATCGCATTTTGGCGGACGCATTGAACTGCCCGGAGCCGGCGGTCGTCGAGGTGTTGGTTGATCCTTTCGTTCCGCCGATGCCCCCCGCCATCACCTTCGATCAAGCAGCGAAGTTCGCCCAAGCCCTGGCCAAGGGCCAGCCGAATGCCGACAAGATCGCCTGGACCCTGCTGCATGACCGAGTCCGAGAATTGATCTGA
- a CDS encoding PRC-barrel domain-containing protein has product MKTVLSTFMFASGLALTTAAFADATGSGQGHTPAPGKDQTNITDSLEKGDIPEKYNILPLLHGQPQSVDGHQLEDAKVLDKNGKPVGKLEDVIVDSASGKIAYAVVLLDENQRRMPVAWSNFNVNKGEKEVRLKTSASALQPTGEQAMRDKDGPDMDRIMKEVEKKRQEFKGTKGSSAPAPNVDMTEPPAPVPGPPGPAPSFEGGK; this is encoded by the coding sequence ATGAAGACGGTGTTGAGCACGTTCATGTTCGCAAGCGGGTTGGCCCTCACAACCGCGGCGTTCGCCGACGCCACGGGTTCCGGTCAAGGCCATACGCCCGCACCGGGTAAGGATCAGACGAATATCACCGACTCCCTGGAGAAGGGCGATATTCCGGAAAAGTACAACATCCTGCCGCTCCTCCACGGACAGCCGCAATCGGTCGATGGACATCAATTGGAAGATGCAAAGGTCCTCGACAAGAACGGGAAGCCGGTCGGCAAGTTGGAAGACGTCATTGTCGATTCGGCCAGCGGCAAGATCGCCTACGCGGTCGTGTTGTTGGACGAGAACCAACGCCGCATGCCGGTCGCCTGGTCGAATTTCAACGTGAACAAGGGAGAGAAAGAGGTGCGGCTGAAAACGAGCGCGAGCGCCCTTCAGCCGACCGGCGAGCAGGCCATGAGGGACAAGGATGGGCCGGACATGGACAGGATCATGAAGGAGGTCGAGAAGAAGCGCCAAGAGTTCAAGGGCACCAAGGGTAGCAGCGCACCAGCTCCGAACGTCGATATGACGGAGCCGCCGGCGCCGGTTCCCGGGCCGCCTGGCCCCGCCCCGAGTTTTGAGGGCGGCAAGTAA
- a CDS encoding class I SAM-dependent DNA methyltransferase, translating to MKRNIGSFEWLAPADAYDQWAGEYDDADPSTLLDEPFLLAMVKIFPGCRLLDLGCGTGRYVRILNRPGISIVGVDLSQGMLARARRTCLSKSTVAWVQASFTKLPFIGGTFDRVISGLVLDHVENLHSYFHQIATMLRPGGRLILSTVHPDMQRLTGSNVRFTVQGRHYQTEGTVHEVYSIANAVRQVGLTVESLLEPSVDQNMVAHRPVWKTRLGCPALVLLAAQKGEVSNCSQ from the coding sequence ATGAAAAGAAATATCGGTTCCTTTGAGTGGCTGGCTCCTGCAGACGCCTACGACCAATGGGCCGGAGAATATGATGATGCTGATCCGAGCACGCTGCTCGATGAGCCATTCCTGCTCGCCATGGTCAAGATCTTTCCCGGCTGTCGGCTGCTGGATCTCGGATGCGGCACCGGTCGGTATGTACGCATATTGAATCGACCGGGAATCTCGATCGTTGGGGTGGATCTTTCCCAGGGCATGCTTGCCCGCGCAAGGCGGACATGTCTCTCCAAATCGACGGTCGCATGGGTCCAAGCATCGTTCACAAAGCTCCCGTTCATAGGTGGAACCTTCGATCGCGTCATTTCTGGCCTGGTATTGGATCACGTGGAGAACCTCCATTCATATTTTCATCAGATCGCCACGATGCTTCGACCTGGCGGTCGTTTGATCCTGTCGACTGTTCATCCGGATATGCAACGTCTGACGGGATCAAACGTACGGTTCACCGTGCAGGGCCGCCACTATCAAACGGAAGGGACAGTGCACGAAGTCTATTCAATTGCAAATGCCGTTCGACAAGTAGGCCTGACGGTCGAAAGCCTACTGGAGCCTTCGGTTGATCAGAATATGGTCGCTCATCGGCCTGTCTGGAAGACTAGACTGGGTTGTCCCGCTTTGGTGCTTCTGGCCGCTCAAAAGGGCGAGGTTTCTAATTGCTCCCAATGA
- a CDS encoding DUF2231 domain-containing protein produces MSSPASIKGHPIHPMLIPFPIALWTFSCICDLVSILRFGGTLWEDMAFFSMAGGVIGAVIAAVPGYLDFRSLVDTNVRRIGRWHMATNLFLVGLFAINLWLRLDGQAGDILPFGLSLIGLAMLGISGWLGGELVYGHGVAVESQVPVTTGMKGSGHAA; encoded by the coding sequence ATGAGTAGTCCTGCGAGCATAAAAGGGCATCCCATTCATCCAATGTTAATTCCATTCCCGATCGCTCTGTGGACGTTCTCGTGTATTTGTGATCTCGTTTCTATACTGCGCTTTGGAGGTACACTATGGGAGGACATGGCCTTCTTTTCGATGGCCGGTGGCGTGATCGGCGCAGTTATTGCTGCGGTACCAGGGTATCTTGATTTCCGCTCTTTAGTGGACACGAATGTACGACGAATCGGCCGATGGCATATGGCCACTAATCTCTTCCTCGTCGGTCTGTTCGCAATCAATCTGTGGCTGCGCCTGGATGGCCAGGCGGGCGATATTCTGCCTTTTGGCCTATCACTGATCGGCCTTGCCATGCTCGGCATCTCGGGTTGGCTCGGCGGCGAATTGGTCTATGGGCACGGTGTCGCCGTAGAGTCCCAGGTGCCTGTGACCACTGGAATGAAGGGGAGCGGTCATGCTGCATGA